One window of the Candidatus Bathyarchaeota archaeon genome contains the following:
- a CDS encoding glycosyltransferase — MKNCLVNEYSIRKNKVFVIPHGVEAPLIENICIKKDLKNNVILFFGFITPDKGVEVLIDAFSKITNILPKVKLLILGSYRPRLYKENPNYIGAIERKLKETKLNDKVIFEDKFVNDNYLQSYIQIADIIVFPYVDENVIGASGALASCINFGKPIIATNIPRFNTELKNGVNSILVNPNDKEELYKALIKLLLDEELRIKLSLNIKNLGKERSWFNIAIKTMEVYNKFL; from the coding sequence ATGAAAAATTGTTTAGTTAACGAGTATTCTATAAGAAAAAATAAAGTTTTTGTTATACCTCATGGAGTAGAGGCACCGCTAATAGAAAACATATGCATTAAAAAAGATTTAAAGAATAATGTTATTTTATTTTTTGGGTTTATAACTCCAGATAAAGGAGTAGAAGTATTAATTGATGCTTTTTCAAAAATAACAAATATTTTACCGAAAGTTAAGCTTTTAATTTTAGGGAGTTATCGCCCTAGGCTTTACAAGGAGAATCCTAACTATATAGGGGCTATAGAAAGAAAATTAAAAGAAACAAAACTTAATGATAAAGTTATATTTGAAGACAAATTTGTTAACGATAATTATCTTCAATCTTACATTCAAATAGCAGATATAATTGTGTTTCCATATGTAGATGAAAATGTAATAGGTGCAAGTGGAGCTTTAGCAAGCTGCATAAATTTTGGAAAACCAATAATAGCAACAAATATTCCTAGATTTAATACTGAATTAAAAAATGGTGTTAACAGTATATTGGTTAATCCCAATGATAAAGAGGAATTATATAAAGCGCTGATTAAACTATTATTAGATGAAGAATTACGAATAAAACTGAGCTTAAATATAAAAAATCTTGGAAAAGAAAGGAGCTGGTTTAACATAGCAATAAAAACGATGGAAGTTTATAATAAAT